In a genomic window of Bacillota bacterium:
- a CDS encoding 4Fe-4S dicluster domain-containing protein, with product MNKRKRSIIKINEEKCDGCGQCIPGCPEGALQIVDGKARLVTESFCDGLGACLGHCPQGALQVEERDAEDYDAQAVLDHLEEQSPELAKKHREHLRAHGMDQQNRPAENCPSVQVYSSTLTNWPIKLYLIPPAAEFLRNADLLLVADCVPFAYANMHKDFFAGRTVAAGCPKFDDPAAYEEKICNILESVNINSITIIYMEITCCQGFISIVNKAVKKSETNIPLETVLIGINGEVIKREVIQPCSQ from the coding sequence GTGAATAAAAGGAAGAGAAGCATTATAAAAATAAACGAAGAAAAGTGCGACGGCTGTGGTCAGTGTATCCCGGGATGCCCGGAGGGAGCGCTGCAGATTGTGGATGGAAAAGCACGTTTGGTGACAGAGAGCTTTTGTGACGGCCTGGGTGCTTGCTTGGGGCATTGCCCTCAAGGCGCTCTCCAAGTGGAGGAAAGAGATGCTGAAGATTACGACGCGCAGGCAGTACTTGATCACCTGGAAGAGCAGTCACCCGAGCTCGCCAAAAAACACAGGGAGCATTTACGTGCCCACGGGATGGACCAACAAAACAGGCCCGCAGAAAACTGCCCTTCTGTACAGGTTTACTCTTCCACCCTAACCAATTGGCCGATCAAATTATATTTAATCCCGCCCGCGGCAGAATTCTTAAGAAATGCTGACTTGCTCTTGGTGGCGGATTGTGTTCCTTTCGCCTACGCTAACATGCATAAAGATTTTTTTGCAGGACGGACAGTGGCCGCCGGGTGCCCCAAATTTGATGATCCTGCAGCTTACGAAGAAAAGATTTGTAATATACTTGAAAGTGTAAACATTAACAGCATAACGATAATATATATGGAAATAACATGCTGCCAAGGGTTCATAAGTATTGTCAATAAGGCGGTCAAAAAAAGTGAAACCAATATTCCACTGGAAACTGTCCTTATCGGTATTAACGGAGAAGTAATAAAGAGAGAAGTTATACAACCCTGTTCCCAATAG
- a CDS encoding cupin domain-containing protein: protein MEIIRMSEMETSTTPKKVQGRKLIDRDGLVVMNLLLKPGEEVPSHKTPVNVLFQIVKGEGTIEVGEEKGEVQENDLVYSPKNIPHALEANKDKEFHVLVIKLPQ from the coding sequence GTGGAAATTATCCGTATGAGTGAAATGGAGACATCTACAACACCAAAGAAAGTGCAGGGACGAAAACTTATAGACAGGGACGGCTTAGTGGTAATGAATTTATTACTCAAGCCCGGCGAAGAGGTGCCCAGCCATAAAACACCGGTAAATGTGTTGTTTCAAATAGTCAAGGGCGAAGGTACTATTGAGGTAGGTGAGGAGAAGGGTGAAGTACAGGAAAACGACCTGGTCTACAGCCCCAAAAACATCCCACATGCTTTAGAGGCTAACAAAGATAAAGAATTTCATGTTTTAGTAATTAAATTGCCACAGTAA